A DNA window from Amycolatopsis sp. DSM 110486 contains the following coding sequences:
- a CDS encoding alpha/beta fold hydrolase, with protein MATVTVNGGQQVHFVDYGGDGPAVLLLHSFLMDIDMWEPQVQSFGAEYRLIAIDERGHGGTPADADFDYWDVARDAFGVLDHLGIERAAVIGTSQGGFIALRMALLQPERVTAMAVLGTSAEKEAEGTATVYRHLIAAWLEAGPEPLVDGVAVFCLGDYEASAWKTKWLEVPGEKFQRIMETLVSRDSVLERAGEIQLPVLVLHGSGDNEYPMARAESLVAALPNAEPLVTIVSGAHFLSLTHASDVYPHLKKFLEAHAAGK; from the coding sequence ATGGCGACGGTGACTGTCAACGGTGGGCAGCAGGTGCATTTCGTCGACTACGGCGGTGATGGCCCCGCTGTCCTGCTGCTGCACAGCTTCCTGATGGACATCGACATGTGGGAGCCACAGGTCCAGTCCTTCGGCGCGGAATACCGGCTCATCGCGATCGACGAACGCGGCCACGGCGGCACTCCGGCCGACGCGGACTTCGACTACTGGGACGTCGCCCGCGACGCCTTCGGCGTGCTGGACCACCTCGGCATCGAGCGGGCCGCCGTGATCGGCACGAGCCAGGGCGGGTTCATCGCCCTGCGCATGGCTTTGCTCCAGCCCGAGCGCGTGACCGCGATGGCCGTGCTCGGCACGTCCGCCGAGAAGGAAGCCGAAGGCACCGCCACGGTCTACCGGCACCTGATCGCCGCCTGGCTCGAAGCCGGGCCGGAGCCACTGGTCGATGGCGTTGCCGTCTTCTGCCTCGGCGACTACGAAGCGTCCGCGTGGAAAACGAAGTGGCTCGAGGTCCCGGGGGAGAAGTTCCAGCGGATCATGGAGACGCTCGTCAGCCGCGACAGCGTGCTCGAACGCGCGGGCGAGATCCAGCTGCCGGTGCTCGTGCTGCACGGCAGCGGCGACAACGAGTACCCGATGGCCCGCGCCGAGTCGCTCGTGGCCGCGCTGCCCAACGCCGAACCGCTGGTCACGATCGTGAGCGGCGCGCACTTCCTCAGCCTCACCCACGCGTCGGACGTGTACCCGCACCTGAAGAAATTCCTCGAAGCCCACGCTGCGGGCAAGTAA
- a CDS encoding QsdR family transcriptional regulator produces the protein MAGPPSTDDVVRAATEAYLRGRTIDMSALAAELGLSRATLYRRVGNHEQLLGRVLADSTERTYLAIEAGVTGPPGLARTLVVVERFMRTVVTLAPLNDLARRDPVLFAKVIMSPGEVESRAARLFTELLDRNGLRFDAPTAAVAQAVIRIGDSFMYSQLLGGEPRLDDAVQVIGLLLATAK, from the coding sequence ATGGCCGGCCCTCCCTCCACCGACGACGTCGTCCGCGCGGCGACCGAGGCGTACCTGCGCGGCCGGACGATCGACATGTCGGCACTCGCGGCCGAGCTCGGCTTGAGCCGCGCGACGCTGTACCGCCGCGTCGGCAACCACGAGCAGCTGCTCGGGCGCGTGCTAGCCGACAGCACCGAACGCACCTACCTCGCGATCGAGGCCGGCGTGACCGGTCCCCCGGGCCTCGCGCGGACGCTGGTGGTAGTCGAGCGGTTCATGCGCACCGTCGTCACGCTCGCGCCGCTGAATGACCTCGCCCGGCGCGACCCCGTGCTGTTCGCGAAGGTGATCATGTCACCCGGCGAGGTCGAGTCCCGGGCGGCCCGCCTGTTCACCGAGCTGCTCGACCGCAACGGCCTGCGCTTCGACGCGCCGACGGCGGCCGTCGCGCAGGCCGTGATCCGCATCGGCGACTCGTTCATGTACTCCCAGCTCCTCGGGGGCGAGCCGCGGCTCGACGACGCCGTACAGGTCATCGGGCTGCTGCTCGCCACCGCGAAGTGA
- a CDS encoding helix-turn-helix domain-containing protein, producing MQDHPEPPREAPGDAIGAQAERTFALNMRALREELGVSQAGLAKKLERVGIQLDSTAITRIEKHADGTTGRTIRLSEAVAIAKVLNTSLANMVLPARSSLFEQLSHAAEELESATDAADTANRHRDDAEEKVRTLQSRFVEREVPSLQEILRYTARDLHRLAGTWSEQRDSFKQQRINLAKNADATDPETESRLLQLEEKELICLDVLYRIEDAAKIRAGWRRQ from the coding sequence GTGCAGGATCACCCGGAACCACCGCGCGAAGCTCCCGGCGACGCCATCGGCGCCCAAGCCGAGCGCACCTTCGCCCTGAACATGCGCGCGCTACGAGAAGAGCTGGGCGTGTCCCAAGCGGGCCTCGCGAAGAAGCTGGAACGGGTAGGAATCCAACTCGACAGCACAGCCATCACCCGCATCGAAAAACACGCCGACGGCACCACCGGGCGGACAATTCGCCTCAGCGAAGCCGTCGCCATCGCGAAGGTGCTCAACACTTCGCTCGCGAACATGGTCCTGCCCGCGCGCTCGAGCCTGTTCGAACAACTGTCCCACGCGGCAGAAGAACTGGAATCCGCAACCGACGCCGCCGACACAGCCAATCGCCACCGCGACGACGCCGAGGAAAAAGTCCGCACGCTGCAAAGCCGCTTCGTCGAACGCGAAGTCCCCAGCCTGCAAGAGATCCTGCGCTACACCGCGCGAGACCTGCACCGCCTGGCCGGCACCTGGAGCGAGCAGCGGGATTCGTTCAAACAGCAGCGGATCAACCTGGCGAAGAACGCCGACGCGACCGATCCCGAAACCGAGTCAAGGCTGCTGCAACTGGAGGAAAAAGAACTGATCTGCCTCGACGTCCTCTACCGCATCGAAGACGCCGCCAAGATCCGCGCCGGGTGGCGACGGCAATAA
- a CDS encoding 5-(carboxyamino)imidazole ribonucleotide synthase, translating into MDKRTGLPVVGMVGGGQLARMTHQAAISLGQSLRVLSASADDSAALVASDVVIGHHTDLEALRKFAQGVDVLTFDHEHVPGEHLLTLVMEGVVVRPAPSALGFAQNKLVMREMMAGMEVPGPAFAEVSTVDDVISFGAAHRWPVVLKAARGGYDGRGVWMLDTARHAREVVPRLLDASTALLVEEKVEMKRELAALVARSPFGQGAAYPVVETVQTGGINTEVLAPAPGLSEERVHEAQDLALRIASMLDVTGLLAVELFETEKGLLVNELAMRPHNSGHWTMDGARTSQFEQHLRGVLDYPLGRTDLVAPACVMANVLGADVTPQMSPDERVHHLFARYPDVKIHLYGKQDRPGRKLGHVNFVGDDMDDLRNRALLSAHWLSHAVWLDGYEIH; encoded by the coding sequence ATGGACAAACGAACCGGTCTTCCCGTGGTGGGCATGGTGGGTGGCGGGCAGCTGGCCCGCATGACGCACCAGGCGGCGATCTCCCTAGGTCAGTCGTTGAGGGTCCTGTCGGCGAGTGCGGACGATTCGGCCGCGCTCGTGGCGTCCGATGTCGTCATCGGGCACCACACGGACCTCGAGGCGCTGCGGAAGTTCGCGCAGGGTGTCGATGTGCTCACGTTCGACCACGAGCACGTGCCGGGTGAGCACCTGCTGACGCTCGTGATGGAGGGCGTCGTGGTGCGGCCGGCGCCATCGGCGCTCGGGTTCGCGCAGAACAAGCTCGTGATGCGCGAGATGATGGCCGGCATGGAGGTGCCCGGCCCCGCGTTCGCCGAGGTGTCCACTGTGGACGACGTGATCAGCTTCGGCGCGGCGCACCGTTGGCCGGTGGTCCTCAAGGCCGCTCGCGGCGGCTACGACGGGCGCGGCGTCTGGATGCTCGACACGGCGCGGCACGCGCGCGAGGTGGTGCCGCGCCTGCTCGACGCGAGCACGGCGCTGCTGGTCGAGGAGAAGGTCGAGATGAAGCGCGAGCTGGCGGCGCTGGTCGCCCGCTCGCCGTTCGGCCAGGGAGCCGCGTACCCGGTGGTCGAGACGGTGCAGACCGGCGGCATCAACACCGAGGTCCTCGCCCCCGCGCCCGGCTTGTCCGAGGAGCGCGTGCACGAAGCGCAGGACCTCGCGTTGCGCATCGCGTCGATGCTGGACGTCACGGGGCTGCTGGCCGTCGAGCTGTTCGAGACGGAGAAGGGCCTGCTCGTGAACGAGCTGGCCATGCGCCCCCACAACTCCGGCCACTGGACGATGGACGGCGCTCGCACGTCGCAGTTCGAGCAGCACCTGCGCGGCGTGCTCGACTACCCGCTGGGCCGCACCGACCTCGTCGCGCCCGCGTGCGTGATGGCCAACGTGCTCGGTGCCGACGTCACGCCGCAGATGAGCCCGGACGAGCGCGTGCACCACCTGTTCGCGCGCTACCCCGACGTGAAGATCCACCTCTACGGCAAGCAGGACCGCCCCGGCCGCAAGCTCGGCCACGTCAACTTCGTCGGCGACGACATGGACGACCTGCGCAACCGCGCGCTGCTGTCGGCCCACTGGCTGTCCCACGCCGTCTGGCTCGACGGCTACGAGATCCACTGA
- a CDS encoding NAD(P)/FAD-dependent oxidoreductase, which produces MNEHERTETVIIGAGQAGLSAGHYLARRGRDFVVLDGNDRIGDNWRCHWDTLRLFTPALAAGLPGMAYPGPPMHYPTKDEMADYLETYARRFSLPVRGGQRVESVRRTEAGYEVTTGTTTFTCDNVVVATGTFGRAPRVPEFAGGLDPGIRQLHSSEYHNPAQLKPGPVLVVGASHSGGDIAYEAARAGHPTVLSGPIRGEFPFDINRRPARVIFPVLFFAAKHVMTLRTPLGRAMRSEIRAHGGPLIRVKRADLTREGVELVADRTTGVRGGAPVLGDGRALDVANIVWCTGFRQDFSWIDPPVTDDSGWPREERGVATTAPGLYFVGLSFQWAFSSMLVGGAGRDAEYVVKHLTARTKAAAGERNGRARLAAGAGGAAH; this is translated from the coding sequence ATGAACGAGCACGAGCGCACCGAGACCGTGATCATCGGGGCGGGGCAAGCGGGCCTGTCAGCCGGCCACTACCTCGCGCGGCGGGGGCGCGACTTCGTGGTCCTCGACGGCAACGACCGGATCGGGGACAACTGGCGCTGCCACTGGGACACGCTGCGGTTGTTCACCCCGGCCCTGGCGGCAGGGCTGCCCGGCATGGCCTACCCGGGTCCGCCGATGCACTACCCGACCAAGGACGAGATGGCGGACTACCTCGAGACCTACGCTCGCCGGTTCTCGCTGCCCGTGAGGGGTGGGCAGCGCGTGGAGAGCGTGAGGCGAACCGAGGCCGGTTACGAGGTGACCACCGGGACCACGACGTTCACCTGCGACAACGTGGTGGTCGCGACAGGTACCTTCGGCCGTGCGCCGCGGGTCCCGGAGTTCGCCGGGGGGCTCGACCCCGGGATCCGGCAGCTGCACTCCAGCGAGTACCACAACCCGGCGCAGCTGAAGCCCGGGCCGGTGCTGGTCGTCGGCGCTTCGCACTCGGGCGGCGACATCGCGTACGAGGCCGCTCGGGCGGGTCATCCGACGGTGCTCAGCGGGCCGATCCGCGGTGAGTTCCCGTTCGACATCAACCGGCGCCCGGCCCGGGTCATCTTCCCGGTGCTGTTCTTCGCGGCCAAACACGTGATGACCCTGCGGACGCCGCTCGGCCGTGCAATGCGGTCCGAGATCCGGGCGCACGGCGGACCGTTGATCCGGGTGAAGCGCGCCGATCTGACCCGCGAGGGCGTCGAGCTCGTCGCCGACCGCACGACCGGCGTCCGCGGTGGTGCGCCCGTCCTCGGCGACGGCCGAGCGCTCGACGTCGCCAATATCGTGTGGTGCACCGGGTTCCGCCAGGACTTCTCCTGGATCGACCCACCCGTCACGGACGACTCCGGCTGGCCGCGTGAGGAGCGCGGCGTGGCGACCACGGCACCGGGCCTGTACTTCGTGGGGCTGTCGTTCCAGTGGGCGTTCTCGTCGATGCTCGTCGGTGGCGCCGGCCGCGATGCCGAGTACGTCGTGAAGCACTTGACCGCGCGCACCAAGGCGGCGGCCGGGGAGCGGAACGGACGCGCGCGGCTGGCCGCGGGTGCGGGTGGCGCGGCTCACTGA
- a CDS encoding class I adenylate-forming enzyme family protein, whose protein sequence is MAITASTPPPGLPASLTYPDVPVGSILAGAAARFGDRTAFAMGDDSLTFTETYAGACKFANALLARGIGHGDVVAIHLPNCLAYPVAYYGTLLAGATFSPTNPLLPPDDLAFQLTDCEAAAVVTFGPVAGTVAAVADRIPARLTIVVAPSAPAWSDAVVEFKQFFAEAPATRPDVAIDVHHDLAHLAYTGGTTGRSKGVELTHRNIVANTLQSACWSSGSIPALDTHGDVILDQIGSADEWVGRLGTGVAINLTPWFHAMGVIAGLNAALLSGSQTVLHARFDPAAYVSDAERLRVTSLGGAPALFAALLATPAFHTADLSSVRSIGSGAAPMNHEMIRALHERFPGIVIAEGYGLTEMTMGAVISPSNRSGVRKVGSVGGPIFDTEVKIVGLDEDPLPAGVEGEVCLRGPQMMRGYRNRPDETAAALVDGWLHTGDIGVLDEDGYLSIVDRKKDMLLYKGYNVFPRELEELLIALPGVATAAVVGRPQADVGELPVAFVVGQPDADLNAEGLIAAVNEKVVPYKRIRELYFVDEIPVSAAGKVLKRELRKQLP, encoded by the coding sequence ATGGCCATCACCGCGTCGACGCCGCCGCCCGGATTGCCCGCTTCCCTCACTTACCCCGATGTTCCGGTGGGTTCGATACTCGCCGGTGCCGCCGCCCGCTTCGGTGATCGCACCGCGTTCGCGATGGGCGACGACAGCCTCACCTTCACCGAAACGTACGCAGGCGCGTGCAAGTTCGCCAACGCGCTGCTCGCCCGCGGCATCGGCCACGGCGACGTGGTCGCGATCCACCTGCCCAACTGCCTCGCCTATCCCGTCGCCTACTACGGCACCCTGCTCGCCGGCGCCACCTTCAGCCCGACGAACCCGCTGCTCCCGCCCGACGACCTGGCCTTCCAGCTCACCGACTGCGAGGCCGCCGCGGTGGTCACGTTCGGGCCGGTCGCGGGCACCGTCGCGGCCGTCGCGGACCGGATCCCGGCGCGGCTGACGATCGTGGTCGCGCCGAGTGCGCCGGCTTGGTCCGACGCCGTCGTCGAGTTCAAGCAGTTCTTCGCCGAAGCGCCGGCCACCCGGCCCGACGTGGCCATCGACGTCCACCACGACCTCGCCCACCTCGCCTACACCGGCGGCACGACCGGCCGGTCGAAGGGCGTGGAGCTCACGCACCGCAACATCGTGGCGAACACGCTGCAGAGCGCGTGCTGGAGCAGCGGCTCCATCCCGGCGCTGGATACCCACGGTGACGTGATCCTCGACCAGATCGGCAGCGCGGACGAGTGGGTCGGACGCCTCGGCACCGGCGTCGCGATCAACCTGACGCCCTGGTTCCACGCGATGGGCGTAATCGCCGGCCTCAACGCCGCGCTGCTCAGCGGTTCCCAGACCGTGCTGCACGCGCGCTTCGACCCGGCCGCGTACGTCTCCGACGCCGAACGCCTGCGCGTCACGTCCCTCGGCGGCGCGCCCGCATTGTTCGCCGCGCTGCTGGCGACGCCCGCGTTCCACACGGCCGACCTGTCGTCCGTGCGCAGCATCGGCTCCGGCGCGGCGCCGATGAACCACGAGATGATCCGCGCGCTCCACGAGCGCTTCCCCGGCATCGTGATCGCCGAGGGCTACGGCCTCACCGAGATGACGATGGGCGCGGTGATCTCGCCGTCGAACCGCTCAGGCGTGCGCAAGGTGGGCTCCGTCGGCGGGCCGATCTTCGACACGGAGGTGAAGATCGTCGGCCTCGACGAGGACCCGCTGCCCGCCGGCGTTGAGGGCGAAGTCTGCCTGCGCGGGCCACAGATGATGCGCGGCTACCGCAACCGGCCGGACGAAACGGCCGCGGCGCTCGTTGACGGCTGGCTGCACACGGGCGACATCGGCGTGCTCGACGAGGACGGCTATCTATCCATTGTGGACCGCAAGAAGGACATGCTGTTGTACAAGGGATACAACGTCTTCCCGCGCGAGCTGGAGGAGCTGCTCATCGCACTGCCGGGCGTCGCGACAGCCGCCGTGGTCGGCCGCCCGCAGGCCGACGTCGGCGAGCTGCCCGTCGCGTTCGTCGTGGGGCAGCCGGATGCGGACCTGAACGCCGAAGGGCTGATCGCCGCCGTGAACGAGAAGGTGGTGCCGTACAAGCGGATCCGGGAGCTGTACTTCGTCGACGAGATCCCGGTGTCGGCGGCGGGGAAGGTGCTGAAGCGGGAGCTTCGGAAGCAGCTGCCCTGA
- a CDS encoding helix-turn-helix domain-containing protein, translated as MSEQLRDFLRSRRAKITPADAGLTPHPGPRRVPGLRREEVAQLAGVSVDYYVRLERGRNLNVSKSVLDAISRALQLNDLERTHLFTLAKPTRSRPRPLPPQRVRPGLQLVLDSLHHVPAIVLGRRMDVLAANRLANALYSDFGALPPRSRNMARLIFLDDTVRGLYTDWEGAARGVVATLHLYAGRYPHDPALAELIGELSLGDQDFRRWWADHDVFERTHGVKHYHHPLVGELTLGYEAMTPVDDPEQTLGITTVEPGSPSEERLRLLASWTSPATVDG; from the coding sequence ATGAGCGAGCAACTCCGGGACTTCCTGCGCTCGCGCCGAGCGAAGATCACCCCCGCCGACGCGGGCCTCACCCCGCACCCCGGCCCCCGGCGCGTGCCCGGCCTCCGCCGCGAGGAGGTCGCGCAACTCGCGGGCGTGAGCGTGGACTACTACGTCCGCCTCGAACGCGGCCGCAACCTCAACGTCTCCAAGTCCGTCCTCGACGCCATCTCCCGAGCCCTGCAGCTCAACGACCTCGAGCGCACCCACCTGTTCACCCTCGCCAAGCCCACGCGCTCACGGCCGCGGCCCCTGCCGCCCCAGCGCGTCCGCCCGGGCCTGCAGCTCGTGCTCGACAGCCTCCACCACGTGCCGGCCATCGTGCTCGGCCGCCGCATGGACGTGCTCGCCGCCAACCGCCTCGCCAACGCCCTCTACTCCGACTTCGGCGCCCTCCCTCCTCGCTCCCGCAACATGGCCCGGCTCATCTTTCTCGACGACACCGTCCGCGGCCTCTACACCGACTGGGAAGGCGCCGCCCGCGGCGTCGTCGCCACCCTCCACCTGTATGCGGGCCGCTACCCCCACGACCCGGCGCTCGCGGAGCTCATCGGCGAACTCTCCCTTGGCGACCAGGACTTCCGCCGCTGGTGGGCCGACCACGACGTCTTCGAACGCACCCACGGCGTCAAGCACTACCACCACCCGCTCGTCGGCGAGCTGACGCTGGGCTACGAAGCCATGACCCCCGTCGACGACCCCGAACAAACCCTCGGCATCACGACCGTCGAGCCGGGCTCCCCTTCCGAGGAACGCCTGCGCCTCCTGGCGAGCTGGACCTCACCGGCCACAGTGGACGGTTAG
- a CDS encoding acyl-CoA dehydrogenase family protein: protein MAEGLYQLAEEHEELRAAVRALAEKEIAPYAAEVDENERFPTEALEALTKSGFNAVHIGEEYDGQGADAVGACIVIEEVARVDASASLIPAVNKLGTQPIILSASEELKKIVLPSIARGEAMASYALSEREAGSDTASMRARAKLDGDHWVLNGTKAWITNAGESSWYTVMVVTDPDAEKKSNGISAFVVHKDDPGFSVGPKERKLGIKGSPTREIYFENCTIPAERIIGEPGTGLKTALKTLDHTRPTIGAQALGIAQGALDAAIAYVKDRKQFGKAIGDFQGVQFMIADMGTKIEAARHLVYASAAASERGDKRAGFMASAAKAYASDIAMSVTTDAVQLFGGAGYTRDFPVERMMRDAKITQIYEGTNQIQRMVMARALLKG, encoded by the coding sequence GTGGCCGAGGGCCTGTACCAGCTTGCCGAGGAGCACGAGGAGCTGCGGGCCGCGGTCCGGGCTCTCGCCGAGAAGGAGATCGCGCCGTACGCGGCCGAGGTCGACGAGAACGAGCGGTTCCCGACCGAGGCGCTGGAGGCGCTGACCAAGTCGGGCTTCAACGCCGTGCACATCGGCGAGGAGTACGACGGCCAGGGTGCCGACGCCGTGGGCGCCTGCATCGTGATCGAGGAGGTCGCGCGGGTCGACGCGTCGGCGTCGCTGATCCCGGCGGTGAACAAGCTCGGCACGCAGCCGATCATCCTGTCGGCCTCGGAAGAGCTGAAGAAGATCGTGCTGCCCTCGATTGCGCGGGGCGAGGCGATGGCGTCGTACGCGCTGTCGGAGCGCGAAGCCGGCTCGGACACCGCGTCGATGCGCGCACGGGCGAAGCTCGACGGTGATCACTGGGTGCTCAACGGCACCAAGGCGTGGATCACCAACGCGGGTGAATCTTCGTGGTACACGGTGATGGTCGTGACCGATCCGGACGCGGAGAAGAAGTCCAACGGCATTTCCGCGTTCGTCGTGCACAAGGACGACCCGGGCTTCTCCGTGGGGCCGAAGGAGCGCAAGCTCGGCATCAAGGGTTCGCCGACGCGCGAGATCTACTTCGAGAACTGCACGATCCCGGCCGAGCGCATCATCGGCGAGCCGGGCACGGGCCTCAAGACCGCGCTGAAGACGCTCGACCACACGCGCCCGACCATCGGCGCGCAGGCGCTGGGCATCGCCCAGGGTGCTCTGGACGCCGCGATCGCGTACGTCAAGGACCGCAAGCAGTTCGGCAAGGCGATCGGCGATTTCCAGGGCGTGCAGTTCATGATCGCCGACATGGGTACGAAGATCGAGGCCGCCCGCCACCTCGTCTACGCCTCCGCCGCCGCCTCCGAGCGCGGCGACAAGCGCGCGGGCTTCATGGCGTCGGCCGCGAAGGCCTACGCGTCCGACATCGCGATGTCCGTGACCACCGATGCCGTCCAGCTCTTCGGCGGCGCCGGCTACACCCGCGACTTCCCGGTCGAGCGCATGATGCGCGACGCGAAGATCACGCAGATCTACGAAGGCACGAACCAGATCCAGCGCATGGTGATGGCCCGGGCTCTGCTCAAGGGCTGA
- the purE gene encoding 5-(carboxyamino)imidazole ribonucleotide mutase produces MAPQVGVIMGSDSDWPVMEAAGQALAEFGVEYEVGVYSAHRTPQRMLDYATSAASRGLRAIIAGAGGAAHLPGMVASATVLPVIGVPVPLKYLDGLDSLLSIVQMPAGIPVATVSVGGARNAGLLAVRILAASDLQLQSKLAEFQSSLEALVLEKDAALREKAGQ; encoded by the coding sequence ATGGCGCCGCAGGTGGGCGTGATCATGGGCAGCGACTCCGACTGGCCCGTCATGGAGGCCGCCGGCCAGGCCCTGGCGGAGTTCGGCGTGGAGTACGAGGTCGGCGTCTACTCCGCCCACCGCACCCCGCAGCGCATGCTGGACTACGCCACGTCCGCCGCCTCCCGCGGCCTGCGCGCCATCATCGCCGGCGCCGGCGGTGCCGCCCACCTGCCCGGCATGGTCGCCTCCGCCACCGTGCTGCCCGTCATCGGCGTGCCGGTCCCGCTGAAGTACCTCGACGGCCTCGACTCGCTGCTCTCCATCGTCCAGATGCCCGCCGGCATCCCCGTCGCCACAGTCTCCGTCGGCGGCGCGCGCAACGCCGGCCTCCTCGCCGTGCGCATCCTGGCGGCTTCGGACCTGCAGCTGCAGTCGAAGCTGGCGGAATTCCAGTCGAGCCTGGAGGCGCTGGTGCTGGAGAAGGACGCGGCGCTGCGGGAGAAGGCCGGCCAGTAG
- a CDS encoding aldo/keto reductase has product MKRRILGGTGISVSEYALGTMMFGAMGNTDHDESVRMIHAAIDAGINFLDTADVYSTGESEEIVGKALAGRREGVVLATKFGLPMGEDPNQRGGSPRWVKRALENSLRRLGTDYVDLYQLHRPDPDTDIDETLGALSDLVREGKVRAIGSSFFSPEETVEAQWTAERRGHQRFRTEQPPYSILTRGIEQRVLPTAQRYGMGVLTFGPLNSGWLSGRADPTAGHRNAGRGAQMFDLSRPGVQAKADAVAELTKLAADTGISVPHLAIAFVRAHPAVTSVLIGPRRPEHLTDLLAGADVELSDDVLDRIDEIVPPGVDVHSGDFYINPTPAILDKRLRRR; this is encoded by the coding sequence ATGAAACGACGCATTCTCGGCGGCACCGGCATATCCGTGAGCGAGTACGCGCTCGGCACGATGATGTTCGGCGCCATGGGCAACACCGACCACGACGAGTCGGTCCGCATGATCCACGCGGCGATCGACGCCGGCATCAACTTCCTCGACACGGCCGACGTCTACTCGACCGGGGAGTCGGAGGAGATCGTCGGCAAGGCGCTCGCGGGTCGGCGCGAGGGCGTGGTGCTGGCGACCAAGTTCGGCCTCCCCATGGGTGAGGACCCGAACCAGCGCGGCGGCTCACCGCGCTGGGTCAAGCGGGCGCTGGAGAACAGCCTGCGCCGCCTCGGCACCGACTACGTGGACCTGTACCAACTGCACCGGCCCGACCCGGACACCGACATCGACGAGACGCTCGGCGCGCTGTCGGACCTCGTGCGGGAGGGCAAGGTGCGGGCGATCGGCAGCTCGTTCTTCTCGCCGGAGGAGACCGTGGAAGCGCAGTGGACGGCCGAACGCCGTGGCCACCAGCGCTTCCGCACCGAGCAGCCGCCGTACTCGATCCTCACGCGTGGCATCGAGCAGCGTGTGTTGCCGACCGCGCAGCGCTACGGCATGGGCGTGCTCACCTTCGGCCCGCTCAACTCCGGCTGGCTCTCCGGCCGCGCCGACCCGACGGCCGGGCACCGCAACGCCGGCCGCGGCGCGCAGATGTTCGACCTCTCGCGGCCGGGCGTCCAGGCGAAGGCCGACGCCGTCGCGGAGCTGACCAAGCTCGCCGCCGACACGGGGATCTCCGTGCCGCACCTGGCGATCGCGTTCGTGCGCGCCCATCCGGCCGTCACGTCGGTGCTGATCGGCCCGCGCCGGCCCGAGCACCTCACCGACTTGCTGGCCGGCGCAGACGTGGAGCTGAGCGACGACGTGCTCGACCGCATCGACGAGATCGTGCCGCCGGGGGTCGACGTGCACTCGGGCGACTTCTACATCAACCCCACGCCGGCGATCCTCGACAAGCGCCTGCGCCGGCGCTGA
- a CDS encoding alpha/beta fold hydrolase: MATVTVNGGQQVHYVDHGGDGPAVVLLHSFLMDVDMWLPQVEALRGDHRLIAIDERGHGETPADGPFDYWDVARDALAVLDHLGFDRAAVIGTSQGGFVGLRMALLQPERVTALAVLGTSAAAEPDEVAAVYRQLGDVWAQNGPDGVIDGVAAICFGDSFDAAAWKAKWREHYQGEQAGLLIGVLAGRDSLLDRLGEIQTPVLVLHGTADRAYPVEKAEELVNGLPNAKPLVTIADGAHFLSLTHAADVNPHLKGFLAAHAAVD; encoded by the coding sequence GTGGCCACGGTGACCGTGAACGGTGGGCAACAGGTCCACTACGTCGACCACGGTGGCGACGGCCCGGCCGTCGTGCTGCTGCACAGCTTCCTGATGGACGTCGACATGTGGCTCCCGCAGGTCGAGGCGTTGCGCGGCGACCACCGGCTGATCGCGATCGACGAGCGCGGCCACGGCGAGACCCCGGCCGACGGGCCGTTCGACTACTGGGACGTCGCCCGCGACGCGCTCGCGGTGCTCGACCACCTCGGCTTCGACCGCGCCGCCGTGATCGGCACCAGCCAGGGCGGGTTCGTCGGCCTGCGCATGGCTTTGCTCCAGCCCGAGCGTGTGACCGCGCTGGCCGTGCTCGGCACGTCGGCCGCCGCCGAGCCCGACGAGGTCGCCGCCGTCTACCGGCAGCTCGGCGACGTGTGGGCGCAGAACGGCCCCGACGGCGTGATCGACGGCGTCGCCGCCATCTGCTTCGGCGACAGCTTCGACGCCGCGGCGTGGAAGGCCAAGTGGCGCGAGCACTACCAGGGCGAGCAAGCCGGCCTGCTGATCGGCGTCCTCGCCGGCCGCGACAGCCTCCTCGACCGCCTCGGCGAGATCCAGACCCCGGTGCTGGTCCTGCACGGCACAGCCGATCGCGCCTACCCCGTCGAGAAGGCGGAAGAGCTCGTCAACGGCCTGCCGAACGCGAAGCCGCTGGTCACGATCGCGGACGGCGCGCACTTCCTCAGCCTCACCCACGCCGCCGACGTCAACCCGCACCTCAAGGGTTTCCTCGCCGCGCACGCCGCCGTGGACTGA